The Hermetia illucens chromosome 2, iHerIll2.2.curated.20191125, whole genome shotgun sequence genomic interval GAGGTTCCCTCTCTCTTTTAGGTGGTTCAGCTGGAGTTTTACAGCAAGGAGACTCTGTTGAGGATACTATGTTTTCTAACAAAGCGGCCACGTCATCGATTTTTCGTTCGGCTGAGCTTTTCGGAGGAATTTCTGCTTCCGAATTGCAACAGGTGACTTCCTCTATTTGACCGCAACATACAGGCGATGATACCCGCTCTTGCGTGGGCATATTACAAGAACAAGAGCTTGTGACTTTCTTTGGTGTTGGAGATGCCCTCTTTTTACAGCACGAAGAAGAAGTTGATCGTTGCACTTTCCGTGGAGGGACTTTGAATGGTTGATTCTTCTGTTGTTGGATTTTAGACTTTGTGCATGGATTACTTTGATTGCAGCCACCCACACAACCCATTTCCTTGTCGCACTTGCAATTCGTACATCGACATATGTCTGCTTCTGCTGTAATATCTTTTAATGTTTTAGGAGAATTTTGTTGTCCAGAAACAGCACTCGAGCTTCTCGCGGGTGTGCTTACATTCGGAACGATTTGCTTTTCAGCAAGGGGAGTGGGGCCTCTTGCAGTTGGTGTTTCGCTCTGTCCATTTTGTACAGTGTGTTGACAGTTTTTATGGGCATTATCGATTGTCAGAAGCAATTCATTCAGCAATGACTCTGTTTCTATGTCCTGTGATCCTGCGGTATATCCGGTTCCCTCGTTCAATAAATCATCAATGTTTGCATCGTCGTTGTTGAATACTTCATTCGTGCTAACTCCTTGCAAAATTGACTGCGAAGATGATGGACTGGACCCTAAGGAAGCAAATATATCGTAGTAACTTTGTCTAAATTCATTCTCAATTGATTCATTAGTTGTTTCTTGTACCGGGAAATTTTGAGTAACGTCTACATTTGCTGGAACGGGGTTAGGAGAAATATAGTCATTTTCAGGAGTGCCCGTATTCGCTTGTAAATTGACAAATGTTGTGATTTCAGTTGGAAGTGCAACACAGGCGGGGGTCACTGGAGCAGTGGGAATCAACGGCTTTGAAGCCAACACTGCTACATCGAACCATGGTGTTGGAATTTCAACTTCTGATGCCATAGCCAGTTGTAGTGCTTGCGAAGTTTCTGGCAATTGCGTTTGTCGTTCAACTATCATTGGCTCCAAAGGCATGATCGGAGGGTTGTAAGTCGCAGTGGGCGGCAGATGATTGGTTAATGGGTTTTCTACACATTCCGCGGATTGTTGCCCGTTGTTTACATTCATAATATTTGCGGCCGTGGCAGTTATGTTGCTAATATTGAGGTAGTTTACATTCTCTGCGTTGATGGCATTTAGAATCAAATTAGAAGGCACATTTGCAGCTTGATCAACGGAGGGAAGATTTGCCTGGAACGTGTGTGTTGTTTCGCTCAATTGAGTTTCAACGATCATTGGTTGTAAATTCATCGAAGTTTCGTAAGCAATATTATCTTCTGATTGAACAAAATCCATTGGTTCTTGCTTCATGTTAGTAACTTTTAGAGCTTCTGTTGTGGGCGATATCTCACTAGGATTCATAAAGCTTTCATCTGCCAAATGACTGTTTATGAAACTTTCTGTTCCTGTAATGTTATTCAAGCCTGCAAACGCGGACTTTCCATCCTCTTGTTTTATGATAACGGCAGAGTCGTTGTTTTCCGAAAAAATCAAGCTGCTAACGTCGATTTTTTCTGAGGATAGTTGGTCACTTTTGTATGAATCTTCTGTTTCTGTACTAATATCATCCGCTTTTAAATCTTTCGTATCATTGCTATTTTCACTTTCGCTTTGAGAGAAGCTTCCTTGGGCCGATTGTTTGTTCTTTCTGCTTGATTGTTTGAAGTGTGTTTTCGTGTGTGATTTTAAACTATGCGACGTGCTGAAAGCTTTAAGACAGCTGTTTTCCTGACACGGATAAGGACGTTCACCGGTATGAGTCCTTGTATGAGTTTTTAGATGATGTGATGCTGTAAATGCTTTTCCACAACCATCTTGGCGACACCTAAAGGTTAAACGTGATAAGACAAAAATTCTGGTAGAAAATATCTTCCTGATCTTACTTATAAGGACGCTCTTGAGTGTGGGTGCGCGTGTGCTTTTTCAAGTCGCTGAGGGttgtgaagaatttttggcattcaCTGCAATTGAACGTTTCCCCATTATGGAGTCTCAAATGAGCACGCAATCTACAAAATGAGATTGTTAGATTAGCAATCAACTTTCAGTAGATATAAGATAAATACCTGTATCGCGTATTAAAAGCCTTTCCACATACGGCGCACTCATAGGGTTTCACTTTCGTATGTACCCGAATGTGTATTTTCAAACTGTAGGACGTTAGAAATGCTTTGCCACACCCGTCCTCCGTGCACTTAAATCGATATTCACCTGGAATATATTAAGTATTGTTTACGTCACCTGAATTCACTGATCAAACAAATTGTACTACCTCTGTGTGTCTTCAGATGCGTTCGCAGGTTCCCAATGGTACTGTAACTTCGTGTGCAATTTTCGTAATTGCATCTGTACCGCGCCAGTATCTGCGGCTCTCCACCCTATTGAAATTGTTTCGTGAACTATTGAGTTAATAATGCACACTTTTGGAATTGAAGCAATTCACTCTCATCAAAGTTACTCTAAATTTCACAAGTTTATGTTAAATTGCACACACTCATGCTCGCATCTCACAACGCCTACAAAagttttttttggtttgctGTGAATATGTTTGCTAGTGAAAATGTACAGATCAACAAATATTCCCGCGTCACATCTGTTAATCACGATGTTATCCCTCAATTAAAGGATATCGGGATACTTCGGCAGCCTCTTCTCGATGTTATTCTCTTTAAACCATCCTTATTCAAATATATTATTTGGTTTCTACACCAAGGACACGTTCGCaactgattttattattcactgCAGCTATTTATGGTTTGCAGTTGAATGTAATCTTATCAGTTCGAATTTGGACAGAATGTCTTTGTGAATTATCTGAGTCTAGATTTGATATGATTGTCTATTGATATTTCTTCATTGAGGAAGCTAAATTCATGtgtttttaaacatttttagcGAGTTATTTTAATGTACTTAAATTGGTGTTAAGCCTGCTAATTGGCTACTAAACGATTTGTTTATTCTGTCGTAGTGTTGCGGCTAACTATGGAACCGAAATGGAATGGCAATTTATACCTAATTATCCTTCCATTAAATAGTATGATAAGTACAATGACACCTTAAACAAGCATCTTACTAAGTGCCTTGGGCTTTTCTAGCGGGCCCACCAGAGCTGCCTCGGAAATAACGAGAAATGGCAAAAATTCTTTTATGTAATGGCATAGGTGAACTTCACCTGACCAAAAGAGAAAGAAGAGTATGCTTAGTATTAGTACGCGGTAAAGCGGTGGAATTTGCAAGTCCTCTCCAGAAGGGGACACATCAACATCTGCAGTCTACAAGGAACTTGATGATTTAGAGCCAAGGGTTTCGAAGTAGGCCATTAACGCAGCAAAACAATACACTTTTCTACTTTGGAAGCTCACAAATTCAAAGTGGCGCGAAGACAGGACACCTAAAAGCCAGAAAGACGATTTCTGGCAAATCTTTGATATATAAATGTACAACATAGCTGTCGACGAGTATGTTTGCGACCTCAATGGTCATATCAAGGAATCCACAAAGGTAACGGCATCGGAATGAGGAATTCGACATCGCAAAAAATAAGATGAAGTGATCTTACTAACTCTTCACacaccacctgaaaaacgttatcattgatttgGTCACAAATATATTTGGTCCCTGTTACAATCGAAGTCGGAACGAAGCAATGctgaattctcaaagaatgaAGGCACGCGCATACACCTATGACGAATTctatcgagtggagaagcgactttacagacaggaaaaagaagcctgggtgaaccaacaagtctgtgaactcgagaaataCAGGGTGTTACTCCACCAAATgtggaagttttgccaacaagtcagcaggatgaagccttatgttatacacgtcgatgctcattctgtccAGACAAAGAGGAAcatttgattttcgaccgtatggatatattgaagcgatgagttgagttccttgatgaactgttcaacaaccaaaatgtcGATGAGTTAGAGGTCCAgtgaactgaagacggcggacaaatgctATTATCATCAAGTgtgaaagaaacagtccgtgcaatcggtcggcttaaaaatcatggatggaattgcagccgaactGATTATATGGAgatgaccaactacaccaagtggttcatcaactgatgctcaaagttcAGGACAGCGAGTCAATACTTGATGGCTGGCAACGAGGGATTATCTGGCCTATACAcaaaaaggggatatcatgcagtgcactAATTATAGAGAccatctattagatattctctGCCTCTTCTTGTTAGGCGGGATAGTCCCCATTCACTCAGAATGTCCTGGAAACGTTTCCCTGGAAAAACTGATCTGTGGTACGGATGTgaatgtgagaggcaccatcttcttcaactccacccaactactcgcctatgctgacgatattaacattaaTGGAAACCACAATCCGAAATTTACAAAATGCATTCATCCAgaacgagcaggcggcgcgagattttagCCTGCTCATTAATGAGGGCAAAgcgaagtacatggtagcaaaGTCAGCACTAGAAACCAAAGAAACAACAGCATCGAGgatttggattcttagcaagaaaaattgcgaactactagccgcgttcgtgagaagaatcctttgaacaatttttggcccctgtactctgcgatcgaaaccgaccAAGCCAAAAAACAAACAACTTTTGAAAGTATTGGGCACATGCCAAATAAAAGAGGGATCCCTGCACTAAACAAAATAAGCGAATTGCTTCACAAAGTAGCGCAGCTCACCATGAAGTAAATCGTGTGTTCAGGACAACtcattcccaaacaaaaaattttattttccggctcaataggttgcagttgGTGAGCCACTAATTTCGTATTGATGGTAATGATCCGGTCCAGAAAATCTTtgaagacaatatctatggtaaaaaaagaagacgtggcaagcCCGGTTACGACGCCAGGGTTTACAATGACGGTATCCAAATGAAGGCTCGCAAGAAATAATACCTGTATCACAAATTCCTCGATAAACGAACGTTGGCGTGATAAACTCATAAAAATGTTCAAACTATCTTTCGATTTAGCTATTATCTCGTACCAGGGAAATTTTAGAGCGTATCCTTGACATAGACATTCACAATTCTTTGAAACCTTAGTGAAccaagtttatttatttatttgattcaaATGTACAGTAAACAGAGAATCTTCAAACAAACCAAATTATGAAGGCAAAGAACAAAGTTGCAAGCGGTTATATCCACATAACATTCTTGACCCGGGAACGTAAAAGCAGGACAAGAGCTCCGCAGAAGGCATCTTGAAAACGTTAGCGGTGCGTATGCCATCTAAAAAGTCTCGGAAATGAATCTTGGAGATCAAACAACTGTTGATTAACGAAAGGCATTGTTTATAAAGGACGCATGCATTAGTTAGAGATCTGCGGTGTTGAAGAGACGACATATTGAGAAACGTAAGAGAGAGAATATAAGTCAAAAAGGAAAGATTCTGTTAAGGGATTCAATTCCATGATATTCGCAATAATGGTAAGGACATCATGCTACTGAGCATACTCGAGAGTATTGCGGACGAAGGAGTTATGCAGAATGACTGATGAATGTATAGCTCTTAACTGCGGGGTAGGGAGTAGAACTAGTTCTATCGATGGACCTGTTTAGAAAAAGCTCGATTCTTCGTAGATCCCCACGCTTACGAGCAGAAACGGAAACAGTGGAGAGTATAGCCTATCTACCTGAGCGACGTAAAATGCAGTGATCAATTGGGGCTGCCTTTATCGAACTGGGTAACAAAATCATGGAGCTTTGCGGATTTATCAAGGAACCCTCGAATGTTCATCAGAATATAAAAGCCCTAATAATTCGCATTAGGTTTCAAACACAAGTCCCACGATGAAAAAATGACGCCCATTCAAAACACGAGAGAGGAGCGGTTGAAGGATACAACAGAGCAGCAAACCCCCGAGGGAGAGAAgggctcaactcccaaaaaagtgGGGCAAGTAAGGAGGATGACTGAAACTACCAGGGAAAATCACGTAGGCGCATTTCCCGGGAAAAGGAGTGGACCCCCacatcttttttcttcagcctttgtccccttcacaagcggggtcggctcgtcgtgatcggcttcgccatttggctctatcgaatgcctgatctgggtgcaatctcgaggctttcaaatccccatctagtgtatcaagccaccgttgccttttcgtcgtttaccatcgacttcgatgttcagaccaatcttggcaagtgaattctggttggcacgaattgcgtgaccatactctcgcaacttttctacgatcggtgcaaccccataacgatcatggatatcctcatttcggatatgatctaaacgtgtgacgcaactagtccaacgtagcatcttcgtctccattaccgcaagacgccgttcattgtcttttatagtcggccaacactcagaaccatagagagcgactggacggacgacattgtggtcaattttaaatttgagacgttctttgatgTGGACCCCCACATAGAGGATATAAAAGCCTGGAGAAGATGGCGTGCGTATGACCAATCGAAACAATGCAGGAAATATGGAGCGGAGAACCATATCAACAAAGACCATGGCGCTAGCCGAAATTGTACACTGTGCATAGGTAGGGAGGGTTTGGACCATTTGCACATTGTAAGCAACAGTAGCTGCACGGATACAGGAAAAGATTCAACGCAAATCGAAAATTATATTGATACAAAACAAACTAAAATTGACAAATGGCACATGATTGAAATCACGGTTGTAGCATTTGGATCAAGGATAAAATGGGTCAAGTAGCGCTGTCGACTTGCATTGAATACGCCTTCCAAggaataatggagcacccagaGGTAGGATTCATCAGAGTGAAAATGGAAGGAATCCAcctatacagctgctatgctcgcCAGCGTTACACTTGCCAATTATAAGCAAATGTTGAGTTCTGGCATGGGACGCCAGAATACGTGGGCTGAAAGTCATAGCAGGAGATTTTAATACGTAGGCTCTTGAAACGGGCAGTCGGACAACGAATGTAAGAGGTCGTGTTCTGCTTGAAGCCTTCatggagctagacgtggtactcgaAAATCTTCGGACTTAACGCTTTCAGCGGAAAGACCtaagatctacaattgacccgACATATGTGAGAGCGGCTTTAGTCAGAGCAGTTGGTTGGCAAGTTATtgaggactatatccgcaacaACCACCAATTAATTTGCATGGATTTCAATGGCGAATCGAACTCTTAAAAATGCCAGGTAGGTTGCATGGGTGGACGCTGAAATTTTTCGAATAGGTCACGATCTCTGGAGCACTCGagcccgacatatccctgaatggtatggCCATAGAAAAAAGTTTCGCAGACTAATGGGTGGTGGATGCATGCGATGATACTATACCCAGAGGGCGACTGCTCCTTACTAAGCAACCGAAATACTGGTCGAACAATGAATTCACAAATTTTTGAGACGCAGCGATACAGCACAGGCAACTGTAGGACCGCTTAAAAGACGCGAATCACAAAAGAAACTGGttcaaacagttgtgcgaaGATGCGTGGGTGAAAAAAGTTATTGCCAATCTCTCCACCAACATAGCGGAAGGCAGACGTAGTCCAGGTAAACGAATGCGAGTTCCCTCGATTTACTGAGGTGGAGCTCCGGGAATACGTTGGAGGATCAGTGACAAAAGGACGCAAGTTTAGATAGCATCCTAATAGAACTTTGAAACTGACAGTGAATACGAGGCCCAATCTTTTCACTTACACTTTGGTGGCGtgccctgcccagtggaaaagcaaaagttttaGTTGTTTCCCAAACCGATCTTCAGATGGCGAACCAGCATCATATCGGTCGACttacctgttggatacaatcaGAAAGATGATGCAGTCATCTACAACTGATTATTACCCATCGTCAAAAGCGGCAAAGGCTTGCCGGAACGCCAGCATGGGCAGGTAACTTccgtttaccggctgatggtaGTAATGGCGGTGGCGGACATGATCTCAGTCAACATTCTAGCGAAAAAAGGAGTGTTTTGTATCATGCAAAACCTATAGAGTAGCACACAGAACAGGGAGATATGGCGTGGTCACATTCGCATAGTCTCTGACAATGCAGATAGCATGAGTCTTCGAAGAGCATTAGGGAGTGACTTGACTCACTGCTACCATGCGGTATCAGCACCGTTTCATACCGGAGGATGCAAAGcatatgatgtttcactgccgaaGGTTTGCGATGTGAAGAAGAAACTTGAACCAAGCGCTGGGAAGGAGCGCAAACCCGGATAATATAGTTGCAGACCCACAActgtaaaaattcaaaatgagcTACTGGAGAAAGTAAGGAGGGCAGTtcaaagtaatacctaaatgataGTCCCGCAGAGctagggctggagagaccgacgGAGGTTTTTGTTGGAAGAGAATCCCATACGCGCTTGCTGTAGCTCAGATGCTCGCGTGGCTGATCTGTACTTCTTCTTGCCGTGAATACTATTACACAAAACAATCAATGTGTAGTGCCCTGCACACTGTGGTAAGCAAATGATCCAAACAAGCCGACCTCACAACGAAACAGGGCAAGAATAAAATCAATGGTTACAGTTATAGTTTTGAAACCCAAATTTTGAGGCGTTGTGTTCCAGGGCAGTTCATTTCTAGGAGGTTACCCTGATTGCGACATAGGTGTTCTTTTCTAACTGAGTCGATGTTCAACATCCTACAATACAAACCTCTCTGCTCCCAGATAGTTTTGAACAGAAGCATTCTGTTGTGAAAGCCTGGTGTTGTAACCATTGAACCTTTTGGGAACAATTAAGCATCATTTCGGTATTTACAAATTTTATTGACAAAGGattaagaaaatatttctatttggaaatcagatttttttaTAACGAAAGATTTTAGAGAATGCCCGTTGTTTTTGACTTATAGCTTTTCATTGGAGGGATAGCAATATACAAGAATACATATAAAGGTATAGCAAGTAAAAGCAAATAATTTCCTATTCCCATGGTTTATTAAATATGTTTGCTACCCTCCCCTCTTTCGGGTAATGAGTTTCATTACCACTGCTCAAAACGTGTTTAATGGTATCTATTATACTTGTATGTCTGTGGGTGATAACGCATATAGTTAGCACGATAGCATATTGAGCACAGTACATCCAATCTCCTACAGGCGCTTACGACAATGGTTATCAGTTTGATCCAGAAGGTAGCAGTATATACGATACTATCGACGGTTGAGGGGCCACACAATGCATACTTTAATATACCAATTAAACCTTGAAAATTACCAATGAGCGAGTATATATCCAATGAGAAATTAGTGATGGAAGATTATTTCGACCAATTTGATAatactctgattttttttttaattcttaaCGATGAAGATATTGCGTTTTAACAATTGAAAATCACGTACAAAATATTTATCACTCATCACAATCCTCCCTTCACGTGCTGAAGTAAAAATTGTTTCTGTTTTTCTCTGAACCGAAAATAAAGTGTTGAAgtagaaataaaattttgatttcataCTAAATATCTCTTGATTTTGCAGGTACTTTATTTCAGAAATTAGATGTCTTATTTCTGAATTAAGGGGGAGTCGCGCTGAAAAAGGACATATCTGGCTTCCGGTATACTGTTTCTAAGAGATAAACGTTGGAAAAAGGATGGCCCGAAATAGAGGCACTTCAGCAGAAGTCTGTATATCAATCAAGTAATTTGAAGAGGGCCCGCATGATTTGCAAAGTTTGATGAAAGTTCCTACATAGAGTCCAATTTTACCAATTTCATGaatatttccaaaattatgcagcCCATAAACATCGATTGGTAATAAACACCGTACCGAGGGGCATAAAGAGCAATTCAGGCTTTAAAAAGTTCGTTCTTTACCGAGAACTATTCAGGATATCCCGTTGATGATGTTAGAAATTTTAATGATGGGTTGCACCACTTGGTATAGGAAAATTCTTCCATGAAACAGCCACTCTGTTttttaccgttacagagttgtagcgtttttcgtgaatagtgtcaaaaaactTCCCCTAATCAACAAAATCGCAATTTTCAACTCCCCCATTTATTCAATCCCATATTTGATAACATTTTCGCAAATTACATAAAGTTTtgtataaatggatattttgatAACAGCAAAGATCATCGTCAAACTTGAAGAAGATTTGAAAATCGATTTTGCATCCAAATTTCAAAACGCTATATTATAAACGTTTGAAGATACAAACCAACAATGTTGGCAAAAGTTGCCCGgttatgttagctttcaaatgacataTAAAAATGATGGGCTTATTTATGGGACATTTACGAATATTACGCAGTAAATGGGAGAAAGTATGGTGTTATAGTTGTAGAAAAAACTTAAAGGGGTCTGCCAAAGATTTCCAAAATGTGATAGACACTATATACAGcaaccatttttttcaaatttttcgatagaCACGGACTCGTGGTAGACAATGGTTCCAACGTCAAATAAGACAATAAACATGaaactccgcctttttgtcTCCGTAACGTTAAGATTAAGATCAATTTCACAAATTTCTTGGCACCGGCGCATTCGCATGCCCTGttgctcatcaatattttcaggACCAATTTCATGAACACCTTTTCCATGTTCAAATTTTCGGTTGTAAAAGAATAAACGACTTTTTTCATT includes:
- the LOC119647451 gene encoding uncharacterized protein LOC119647451 isoform X2 — encoded protein: MSLEYSILNKPLLARAHEANGITSLISTILSPSQSSNCSGTDSEVVGTTASESDSGLALTNSSSSSNGGEPQILARYRCNYENCTRSYSTIGNLRTHLKTHRGEYRFKCTEDGCGKAFLTSYSLKIHIRVHTKVKPYECAVCGKAFNTRYRLRAHLRLHNGETFNCSECQKFFTTLSDLKKHTRTHTQERPYKCRQDGCGKAFTASHHLKTHTRTHTGERPYPCQENSCLKAFSTSHSLKSHTKTHFKQSSRKNKQSAQGSFSQSESENSNDTKDLKADDISTETEDSYKSDQLSSEKIDVSSLIFSENNDSAVIIKQEDGKSAFAGLNNITGTESFINSHLADESFMNPSEISPTTEALKVTNMKQEPMDFVQSEDNIAYETSMNLQPMIVETQLSETTHTFQANLPSVDQAANVPSNLILNAINAENVNYLNISNITATAANIMNVNNGQQSAECVENPLTNHLPPTATYNPPIMPLEPMIVERQTQLPETSQALQLAMASEVEIPTPWFDVAVLASKPLIPTAPVTPACVALPTEITTFVNLQANTGTPENDYISPNPVPANVDVTQNFPVQETTNESIENEFRQSYYDIFASLGSSPSSSQSILQGVSTNEVFNNDDANIDDLLNEGTGYTAGSQDIETESLLNELLLTIDNAHKNCQHTVQNGQSETPTARGPTPLAEKQIVPNVSTPARSSSAVSGQQNSPKTLKDITAEADICRCTNCKCDKEMGCVGGCNQSNPCTKSKIQQQKNQPFKVPPRKVQRSTSSSCCKKRASPTPKKVTSSCSCNMPTQERVSSPVCCGQIEEVTCCNSEAEIPPKSSAERKIDDVAALLENIVSSTESPCCKTPAEPPKREREPHVHRSCGPAVSNSSAKSTTKRSGGACTCKSPMEGVANGCCVVICLKTLEALKNVLTRRSINLIRCSGAGGVA
- the LOC119647451 gene encoding uncharacterized protein LOC119647451 isoform X1; its protein translation is MIDYTFARVIEPDMSPFHYPSSTSTPPSSSSSSPSLPSLQTTPPATSPQDNFQEFYNNYVTLQPVMPFCNTLSDDFSGKFDPIPDDQYSYIELKKTPDEISLCIRPDALQKSEGEPSHATVSVEGGEPQILARYRCNYENCTRSYSTIGNLRTHLKTHRGEYRFKCTEDGCGKAFLTSYSLKIHIRVHTKVKPYECAVCGKAFNTRYRLRAHLRLHNGETFNCSECQKFFTTLSDLKKHTRTHTQERPYKCRQDGCGKAFTASHHLKTHTRTHTGERPYPCQENSCLKAFSTSHSLKSHTKTHFKQSSRKNKQSAQGSFSQSESENSNDTKDLKADDISTETEDSYKSDQLSSEKIDVSSLIFSENNDSAVIIKQEDGKSAFAGLNNITGTESFINSHLADESFMNPSEISPTTEALKVTNMKQEPMDFVQSEDNIAYETSMNLQPMIVETQLSETTHTFQANLPSVDQAANVPSNLILNAINAENVNYLNISNITATAANIMNVNNGQQSAECVENPLTNHLPPTATYNPPIMPLEPMIVERQTQLPETSQALQLAMASEVEIPTPWFDVAVLASKPLIPTAPVTPACVALPTEITTFVNLQANTGTPENDYISPNPVPANVDVTQNFPVQETTNESIENEFRQSYYDIFASLGSSPSSSQSILQGVSTNEVFNNDDANIDDLLNEGTGYTAGSQDIETESLLNELLLTIDNAHKNCQHTVQNGQSETPTARGPTPLAEKQIVPNVSTPARSSSAVSGQQNSPKTLKDITAEADICRCTNCKCDKEMGCVGGCNQSNPCTKSKIQQQKNQPFKVPPRKVQRSTSSSCCKKRASPTPKKVTSSCSCNMPTQERVSSPVCCGQIEEVTCCNSEAEIPPKSSAERKIDDVAALLENIVSSTESPCCKTPAEPPKREREPHVHRSCGPAVSNSSAKSTTKRSGGACTCKSPMEGVANGCCVVICLKTLEALKNVLTRRSINLIRCSGAGGVA